A single window of Neisseria chenwenguii DNA harbors:
- a CDS encoding MORN repeat-containing protein, translating into MLKRFIFLLPAFGLALPAAAAVIEPFQSKGCRYEGAVGKDGMPQGQGAWACQDGRSYKGGFKNGRFDGKGVYSVNVNPAKTIFIEPFNVNSTKLNKMVLEGMFKNGYAHGHFNVSQNGEALFVMKFDKGVMKEAKLANAKK; encoded by the coding sequence ATGTTGAAACGCTTTATTTTCCTGCTGCCCGCCTTCGGCCTTGCCTTGCCCGCCGCCGCCGCCGTTATCGAGCCCTTTCAGTCCAAAGGCTGCCGCTACGAGGGCGCAGTCGGCAAAGACGGCATGCCGCAGGGGCAGGGCGCGTGGGCGTGTCAGGACGGGCGCAGCTACAAAGGCGGTTTTAAAAACGGCCGCTTCGACGGCAAAGGCGTGTACAGCGTGAACGTCAACCCCGCGAAAACTATCTTTATTGAGCCGTTCAACGTCAACAGCACCAAACTCAACAAAATGGTTTTGGAAGGCATGTTCAAAAACGGTTATGCACACGGCCATTTCAACGTCAGCCAAAACGGTGAGGCGCTGTTTGTGATGAAATTCGACAAAGGCGTGATGAAGGAGGCCAAGCTGGCAAACGCGAAAAAATAG
- the rimP gene encoding ribosome maturation factor RimP: protein MDIQNILDKTLPGLGYELVDFELTAQGDLRVFIDKEGGITVEDCATVSNHLSRVFMVEDIDYKRLEISSPGLDRPLKKAADFVRFAGQQAKIKTRLPIDGQKNFIGRIERCENDTVTLSFDGKTAEIEIANIDKARLRPEFKF from the coding sequence ATGGATATTCAGAATATTCTTGATAAAACCCTGCCGGGCTTGGGCTACGAGCTGGTGGATTTCGAGCTGACCGCGCAAGGCGATTTGCGTGTTTTTATCGACAAAGAAGGCGGCATCACCGTAGAAGACTGCGCGACCGTCAGCAACCACTTGAGCCGCGTGTTTATGGTGGAAGACATCGACTACAAACGCCTCGAAATTTCCAGCCCCGGCCTCGACCGCCCGCTGAAAAAAGCGGCGGATTTTGTGCGCTTTGCAGGACAGCAGGCCAAAATCAAGACCCGTCTGCCCATCGACGGCCAGAAAAACTTCATCGGACGCATCGAGCGCTGTGAAAACGATACCGTAACCCTTTCTTTCGACGGCAAAACGGCTGAAATCGAAATCGCCAATATCGACAAAGCCCGCCTGCGCCCTGAATTTAAATTTTAA
- a CDS encoding GNAT family N-acetyltransferase — MTTAATFNQSTPRIGLSVRLAETDAEIRAAQRLRYQVFAEELGADIYNEEGIDADELDAHCHHLLAFDDATGEVIGCYRLITEEAVRAAGSWYSAHEFDLTPLQPILSQAVELGRACIHPDYRNGAVITLLWSGLVKFMKDAGLRYMLGCGSIDTRDGGHNAAGIYLDLKEKHLAPEPFRVKSLNPMQWDKLSPVRGAECPTLIRGYVKAGAWICGEPYVDEAFNCVDVLILMDIAQLSDRYLQRFAPKDL; from the coding sequence ATGACCACAGCCGCCACTTTCAACCAAAGCACCCCGCGCATCGGCCTAAGCGTGCGCCTTGCCGAAACCGACGCCGAAATCCGCGCCGCCCAGCGCCTGCGCTACCAAGTGTTCGCCGAAGAACTCGGCGCCGACATCTACAACGAAGAAGGCATAGACGCCGACGAACTCGACGCCCACTGCCACCACCTGCTCGCCTTCGACGACGCTACCGGCGAAGTCATCGGCTGCTACCGCCTGATTACCGAAGAAGCCGTCCGCGCCGCCGGCTCGTGGTACAGCGCCCACGAGTTCGACCTCACCCCCTTGCAGCCCATCCTTTCCCAAGCCGTCGAACTCGGCCGCGCCTGCATCCACCCCGACTACCGCAACGGTGCCGTCATCACTCTGCTCTGGAGTGGTCTGGTCAAATTCATGAAAGACGCCGGCCTGCGCTACATGCTCGGCTGCGGCAGTATCGACACCCGCGACGGCGGCCACAACGCCGCAGGTATCTATTTGGATTTAAAAGAAAAACACCTCGCGCCCGAGCCGTTCCGCGTCAAATCGCTCAACCCCATGCAGTGGGACAAGCTCTCCCCTGTGCGCGGCGCCGAATGCCCGACGCTCATCCGCGGCTACGTCAAAGCCGGCGCATGGATTTGCGGCGAACCCTACGTCGATGAAGCATTCAACTGCGTCGATGTGCTGATTCTGATGGACATCGCCCAACTGAGCGACCGCTACCTGCAACGCTTCGCGCCTAAGGATTTGTAA
- the serC gene encoding phosphoserine transaminase: MSAPIYNFSAGPAVLPEAVLRTAQQEMLDYKGTGFPVMAMSHRSDTFLSILHHAEQDLRTLLNIPNHYKILFLQGGATTQFNMVAMNLAHGFKTADAVVTGNWSRIAAEQMQRLTDAQIRIAALAGEGSDHQSLPAVADWDIAEDSAFVHFAINETVNGLQYKEVPKLSDGLPPLVCDMSSEILSREFDVNDYGLIYAGAQKNIGPAGATVVIIREDLLERCPDDIPDVFSYRAHVNRNGMHNTPATYPIYMAGLVFRWLLAQGGVKQIEAVNKLKAATLYDAIDGSGGFYRNNIHPDARSKMNVVFQTGDAELDKKFVLEAGLRGLKELKGYKTVGGMRASIYNAMPLAGVEALAEFMRDFQRRYG, encoded by the coding sequence ATGTCCGCCCCGATTTACAATTTTTCCGCCGGCCCTGCCGTTTTGCCCGAAGCCGTTTTGCGCACGGCGCAGCAGGAAATGCTCGATTACAAGGGTACGGGTTTTCCCGTGATGGCGATGAGCCACCGTTCCGACACGTTTTTGAGTATTCTGCATCACGCCGAACAGGATTTGCGCACGCTTCTGAACATTCCGAACCATTACAAAATCCTGTTTCTGCAAGGCGGCGCAACTACCCAATTCAATATGGTGGCGATGAATCTGGCGCACGGCTTTAAAACCGCCGATGCGGTGGTAACGGGCAACTGGAGCCGAATTGCCGCCGAACAGATGCAGCGCCTGACCGACGCGCAAATCCGCATCGCGGCACTTGCCGGTGAAGGGTCTGACCATCAAAGCCTGCCGGCGGTGGCGGATTGGGATATCGCCGAAGATTCCGCGTTTGTTCATTTCGCGATCAACGAAACGGTCAACGGCCTGCAATATAAAGAAGTGCCCAAACTTTCAGACGGCCTGCCGCCGCTGGTTTGCGATATGTCGAGCGAAATTCTGTCGCGCGAATTTGATGTGAACGATTACGGCCTGATTTACGCGGGGGCGCAGAAAAACATCGGCCCCGCCGGGGCGACCGTGGTCATCATCCGCGAAGATTTGCTGGAACGCTGCCCCGACGACATTCCCGACGTGTTCAGCTACCGCGCCCACGTCAACCGCAACGGCATGCACAACACCCCTGCCACCTATCCGATTTATATGGCGGGTTTGGTGTTCCGCTGGCTGCTCGCGCAGGGCGGCGTGAAGCAGATTGAGGCGGTCAACAAACTCAAAGCCGCAACGCTTTACGATGCCATTGACGGCAGCGGCGGTTTCTACCGAAACAACATCCACCCCGATGCGCGCTCGAAAATGAATGTGGTTTTCCAAACCGGCGATGCGGAATTGGACAAAAAATTCGTATTGGAAGCCGGACTGCGCGGCCTGAAAGAGCTCAAAGGCTATAAAACCGTCGGCGGAATGCGCGCCAGCATCTACAACGCCATGCCGCTCGCGGGCGTGGAAGCGCTGGCGGAATTTATGCGCGATTTCCAACGGCGTTACGGATAA
- a CDS encoding lysophospholipid acyltransferase family protein: MNTRLRITFRLFCIVLCLLYGMAEMFFLFPFYSKTRKLRAIQIWSLRVMASCGMKLETFGVPPSSAHGQLVVANHISWMDIMAFNGAFPGRFVAKDDVAGWPVIGYLATQAQTVYVARNKGTAGNGEKIRTVTQALQNGDTVALFPEGTSTGGSSILPFKTSFFQAAYDAGVPIVPALCRYPNPDGTSPSPHSAYHTDISLWQSIIMIISQPESKAELHFLPPVSPHEDRRESAAEVHALLLAKQKELG; this comes from the coding sequence ATGAACACCCGTTTACGCATTACATTCCGCCTCTTCTGCATCGTCCTCTGCCTGCTTTACGGCATGGCCGAAATGTTTTTCCTCTTTCCCTTCTACAGCAAAACCCGCAAGCTGCGCGCGATTCAGATTTGGTCGCTGCGCGTGATGGCTTCCTGCGGCATGAAGCTGGAAACCTTCGGCGTTCCGCCCTCTTCCGCCCACGGCCAGCTTGTCGTCGCCAACCATATTTCATGGATGGACATCATGGCGTTCAACGGCGCGTTCCCCGGCCGTTTCGTCGCCAAAGACGATGTCGCCGGATGGCCGGTGATCGGCTACCTCGCCACGCAGGCGCAAACCGTTTACGTTGCCCGCAACAAAGGCACGGCCGGCAACGGCGAAAAAATCCGAACCGTCACCCAAGCCCTGCAAAACGGCGATACCGTCGCCCTCTTCCCCGAGGGCACGAGCACCGGCGGCAGCAGCATCCTGCCGTTTAAAACCAGCTTTTTCCAAGCCGCATACGACGCAGGCGTACCCATCGTACCCGCCCTCTGCCGCTATCCCAACCCCGACGGCACTTCGCCCAGCCCGCATTCCGCCTACCACACCGACATCAGCCTGTGGCAGTCCATCATCATGATCATCAGCCAGCCCGAAAGCAAAGCCGAACTGCACTTCCTCCCGCCCGTTTCCCCGCACGAAGACCGCCGCGAAAGCGCTGCCGAAGTCCATGCTTTGCTGTTGGCGAAGCAGAAAGAACTGGGCTGA
- the infB gene encoding translation initiation factor IF-2, which translates to MSNATVEQFAAELKRPVDELLQQLKSAGVNKSSGSDSLTLEDKQLLRSYLQKKHGGDNATISIRRTKTEVSTVDGVKVETRRRSRSVNIPSPQDLAAEAKAKADAQKEAAEAEQQAQAEEAEKEAARAAEKAKAEAEAARLKAAQNAKADTPKEAVAAVEAEGKPSEKVPSENKADAKPKHDKPKKDKSKDAKKAAPAAPAVPQPVVSEQEQAQRDEEARRAAALRAHQEALLKEKQERQARREAAKLQAQQESKTAQEAKLAEQRTAKPSKPKPAAADSSVPSEKTAAPAKGRKDERRSRDDSDGRPRGGKGGKGRNQSAGQEERVRGGKKGKKQLKLEPNQHAFQAPTEPVVYEVLVPETITVADLAHKMAVKGVEVVKALMKMGMMVTINQSIDQDTALIVVEELGHIGKPAAADDPEAFLSDGAENTVEAELLPRPPVVTVMGHVDHGKTSLLDYIRRAKVVQGEAGGITQHIGAYHVETPRGVITFLDTPGHEAFTAMRARGAKATDIVILVVAADDGVMPQTIEAIAHAKAAGVPIVVAVNKIDKEAANPERIRQELTAHEVVPDEWGGNVQFVNVSAKQGINIDALLEAVLLEAEVLELKAPVETPAKGIIVEARLDKGRGAVATLLVQSGTLRKGDMLLAGTAFGKVRAMSDENGKPILEAGPSIPVEILGLSDVPNAGEDAMVLADEKKAREIALFRQGKYRDVRLAKQQAAKLENMFNNMGENQAQSLPVIIKADVQGSYEALSGSLKKLSTDEVKVQVLHSGVGGITESDVNLAIASGAVIIGFNVRADTTARKLAETEDVEIRYYNIIYDAIDDVKAAMSGMLAPEEKEQVTGTVEIRQVISVSKVGNIAGCMVTDGVVKRDSHIRLIRNNVVIHTGELSSLKRYKDDVKEVKMGFECGLMIKGYNDIMEGDQLECFDIVEVARSL; encoded by the coding sequence ATGAGTAATGCAACCGTAGAACAATTTGCCGCCGAACTGAAACGACCCGTTGACGAATTGCTGCAACAACTCAAAAGCGCCGGCGTCAACAAATCCAGCGGCAGCGACAGCCTGACGCTGGAAGACAAACAGCTTCTGAGAAGTTACTTACAGAAAAAACACGGCGGCGACAATGCGACCATCAGCATCCGCCGCACCAAAACCGAAGTCAGCACCGTGGACGGCGTGAAAGTCGAAACCCGCCGCCGCAGCCGTTCGGTCAATATTCCGTCTCCGCAGGATTTGGCGGCGGAAGCGAAAGCCAAAGCCGATGCACAAAAAGAGGCGGCAGAAGCCGAACAGCAAGCCCAAGCGGAAGAGGCGGAAAAAGAAGCCGCCCGCGCGGCGGAAAAAGCCAAGGCCGAAGCGGAAGCCGCCCGTTTGAAAGCGGCGCAGAACGCGAAAGCCGATACGCCGAAAGAGGCTGTTGCCGCTGTTGAAGCAGAAGGGAAGCCGTCTGAAAAAGTGCCGTCTGAAAACAAAGCAGACGCGAAACCCAAACACGACAAGCCGAAAAAAGACAAAAGCAAAGATGCGAAAAAAGCCGCTCCCGCCGCCCCTGCCGTTCCGCAACCCGTAGTCAGCGAGCAGGAACAGGCTCAGCGCGACGAAGAGGCGCGTCGTGCCGCCGCTTTGCGCGCCCATCAGGAAGCCTTGTTGAAAGAAAAACAAGAGCGTCAGGCACGCCGCGAGGCTGCCAAGCTGCAAGCGCAGCAGGAATCGAAAACCGCGCAGGAAGCCAAACTGGCCGAACAGCGTACCGCCAAGCCGTCCAAACCCAAACCGGCTGCGGCAGACAGCAGCGTGCCGTCTGAAAAAACCGCCGCACCCGCCAAAGGCCGCAAAGACGAACGCCGCAGCCGTGACGATTCAGACGGCCGTCCGCGCGGCGGCAAAGGCGGTAAAGGCCGCAACCAAAGCGCGGGTCAGGAAGAACGCGTGCGCGGCGGCAAAAAAGGTAAAAAACAGCTCAAACTCGAGCCGAACCAACACGCCTTCCAAGCGCCGACCGAGCCTGTCGTTTACGAGGTATTGGTGCCCGAAACCATTACCGTGGCCGATTTGGCGCACAAAATGGCGGTGAAAGGCGTAGAAGTCGTCAAAGCGCTGATGAAAATGGGCATGATGGTGACCATCAACCAATCCATCGACCAAGACACCGCCCTGATTGTCGTGGAAGAGCTCGGCCACATCGGCAAACCCGCCGCCGCCGACGATCCGGAGGCCTTCCTGAGCGACGGCGCCGAAAATACGGTCGAAGCCGAACTGCTGCCGCGTCCGCCCGTCGTCACCGTGATGGGTCACGTTGACCACGGTAAAACCTCGCTGCTCGACTACATCCGCCGTGCCAAAGTGGTTCAGGGCGAAGCGGGCGGCATTACCCAGCACATCGGCGCCTACCATGTCGAAACCCCGCGCGGCGTGATTACCTTCCTCGACACCCCGGGCCACGAAGCGTTTACCGCCATGCGCGCGCGCGGTGCGAAAGCCACCGACATCGTGATTCTGGTCGTGGCCGCCGACGACGGCGTGATGCCGCAAACCATCGAAGCGATTGCCCACGCCAAAGCGGCGGGCGTGCCGATTGTGGTTGCGGTAAACAAAATTGATAAAGAGGCCGCCAACCCCGAGCGCATCCGCCAAGAACTGACGGCGCACGAAGTCGTGCCTGACGAATGGGGCGGCAACGTACAGTTTGTCAATGTTTCCGCCAAACAGGGCATCAACATCGACGCGCTTTTGGAAGCCGTATTGCTCGAAGCCGAAGTTTTGGAACTCAAAGCCCCGGTCGAAACGCCGGCCAAAGGCATCATCGTCGAAGCCCGCCTCGACAAAGGCCGCGGCGCCGTCGCCACCCTGCTGGTACAAAGCGGCACGCTGCGCAAAGGCGATATGCTCTTGGCCGGTACCGCCTTCGGCAAAGTCCGCGCCATGTCCGACGAAAACGGCAAACCGATTCTCGAAGCCGGCCCGTCGATTCCCGTCGAAATCCTCGGCTTGTCCGACGTGCCCAATGCCGGCGAAGACGCGATGGTCTTGGCCGACGAGAAAAAAGCCCGCGAAATCGCGCTGTTCCGCCAAGGCAAATACCGCGATGTGCGTTTGGCCAAACAGCAGGCCGCCAAGCTGGAAAACATGTTCAACAACATGGGCGAAAACCAGGCGCAGTCGCTGCCGGTCATCATCAAAGCCGACGTGCAGGGTTCTTACGAAGCCCTTTCCGGCAGCCTGAAAAAACTCTCGACCGACGAAGTCAAAGTGCAGGTCTTGCACAGCGGCGTCGGCGGCATTACCGAGAGCGACGTCAACCTTGCGATTGCATCAGGCGCCGTGATTATCGGCTTTAACGTCCGCGCCGACACTACTGCGCGCAAACTGGCCGAAACCGAAGATGTCGAAATCCGCTACTACAACATCATCTACGATGCCATCGACGACGTGAAAGCCGCCATGAGCGGTATGCTCGCGCCGGAAGAAAAAGAGCAGGTTACCGGCACGGTCGAAATCCGCCAGGTCATCAGCGTTTCCAAAGTCGGCAACATCGCCGGCTGTATGGTGACAGACGGCGTCGTCAAACGCGATTCGCACATCCGCCTGATCCGCAACAACGTGGTCATCCACACCGGCGAACTTTCCTCGCTCAAACGCTATAAAGACGACGTTAAAGAAGTCAAAATGGGCTTTGAGTGCGGCCTGATGATTAAGGGCTACAACGACATCATGGAAGGCGACCAGCTCGAATGCTTCGACATCGTCGAAGTCGCGCGCTCGCTGTAA
- the nusA gene encoding transcription termination factor NusA: protein MSREMLQLAEALASEKNVEAGVVFDALEEALSIAARKKASREHMDVRVEIDRETGGYRTFRRWLIVADEDYTYPDVEKTIEEIQEEIPGTDIQIGEYYEEQLENEGFGRQAAQTAKQIILQRIRDAEREQILGEFMTQNQVGESVVMGTVKRSERHGVIVELGRLDALLPRDQMIPRENFRTGDRVRALFLRVDELGNTGRKQVVLSRTAGEFLAKLYEMEVPEIADGLLEIRDVARDPGHRAKVAVKANDQRIDPQGTCIGVRGSRVNAVSNELSGERIDVVLWSPETAQFVINALSPAEVSRILIDEDKHSVDVIVAEDQLALAIGRGGQNVRLASDLTGWQLNIMTVEEADERNAAEDAAIRNLFVQHLNIDEETADILVQEGFATLEEVAYVPASELLEIEGFDEEIVEALRNRARDAVLTLAIASEEKLEDVSDDMRNLEGVDSEMLRDLAQAGITTRDDLAELSVDELIEITGVTEEAAKKVILAARAHWFTEESN, encoded by the coding sequence ATGAGTCGCGAAATGTTGCAGTTGGCCGAAGCGCTGGCCAGTGAGAAAAACGTAGAGGCAGGCGTGGTATTTGATGCTTTGGAAGAAGCGCTGTCTATCGCCGCCCGTAAAAAAGCCAGCCGAGAGCACATGGATGTGCGCGTGGAAATCGACCGCGAAACCGGCGGATACCGTACCTTCCGCCGTTGGCTGATTGTTGCCGACGAAGATTACACCTACCCCGATGTGGAAAAAACCATCGAAGAAATCCAGGAAGAAATTCCGGGTACCGACATCCAAATCGGCGAATATTACGAAGAACAGCTTGAAAACGAAGGTTTCGGCCGCCAAGCCGCGCAAACGGCCAAACAGATTATTCTGCAACGCATCCGCGATGCCGAGCGCGAGCAGATTTTGGGCGAATTTATGACGCAAAACCAAGTCGGCGAAAGTGTTGTCATGGGTACGGTCAAGCGTTCCGAACGCCACGGCGTGATTGTCGAGCTCGGCCGTTTGGATGCGCTGCTGCCGCGCGACCAAATGATTCCGCGCGAAAATTTCCGCACGGGCGACCGCGTTCGCGCACTGTTTCTGCGTGTGGACGAACTCGGCAACACCGGCCGCAAGCAGGTTGTTTTGAGCCGTACCGCCGGCGAATTTCTGGCCAAACTGTATGAAATGGAAGTGCCCGAAATTGCAGACGGCCTGCTGGAAATCCGCGATGTCGCCCGAGATCCGGGTCATCGCGCCAAAGTGGCGGTGAAAGCCAACGACCAGCGCATCGACCCGCAGGGCACCTGCATCGGCGTGCGCGGTTCGCGTGTGAACGCAGTGAGCAACGAGCTCTCCGGCGAGCGCATCGACGTGGTGCTGTGGTCGCCCGAAACCGCGCAGTTTGTGATCAACGCGCTGTCGCCCGCCGAAGTCAGCCGCATTCTGATTGACGAAGACAAACATTCCGTTGACGTGATTGTGGCGGAAGACCAGCTTGCCCTGGCCATCGGCCGCGGCGGTCAAAACGTGCGCCTCGCTTCCGATCTGACCGGCTGGCAGTTGAACATTATGACTGTGGAAGAAGCCGACGAGCGCAACGCCGCCGAAGACGCCGCCATCCGCAATCTGTTTGTCCAACACCTGAACATTGACGAAGAAACCGCAGATATTTTGGTGCAGGAAGGTTTTGCGACTTTGGAAGAAGTGGCGTATGTGCCCGCTTCCGAGTTGCTGGAAATCGAAGGCTTCGACGAGGAAATCGTGGAAGCCCTGCGCAACCGCGCCCGCGATGCAGTGTTGACGCTGGCGATTGCGTCCGAAGAAAAACTGGAGGACGTTTCAGACGACATGCGCAATCTGGAAGGCGTGGATTCGGAAATGCTGCGCGATTTGGCGCAGGCAGGCATCACGACCCGCGACGATTTGGCGGAACTGTCTGTGGACGAACTGATTGAAATTACCGGTGTGACCGAAGAAGCGGCTAAGAAAGTGATTCTGGCGGCGCGTGCGCACTGGTTTACTGAAGAAAGCAACTGA
- the dcd gene encoding dCTP deaminase, giving the protein MSIKSDKWIRRMSEEYGMIEPFEPNQIKEADGKRIISYGTSSYGYDIRCANEFKIFTNINSTIVDPKNFDPKNFVTVEDDCCIIPPNSFALARTVEYFRIPRNVLTVCLGKSTYARCGIIVNVTPFEPEWEGYVTLEFSNTTPLPAKIYAGEGVAQVLFFESDEICETSYKDRNGKYMGQTGVTLPKT; this is encoded by the coding sequence ATGAGCATCAAATCCGACAAATGGATACGCCGCATGAGCGAAGAATACGGCATGATCGAGCCGTTTGAACCGAACCAGATCAAAGAGGCCGACGGCAAACGCATCATCTCCTACGGCACGTCCAGCTACGGCTACGACATCCGTTGCGCCAACGAATTCAAGATTTTTACCAACATCAACAGCACCATCGTCGATCCGAAAAACTTCGACCCGAAAAACTTCGTTACCGTCGAAGACGACTGCTGCATCATCCCGCCCAATTCCTTCGCGCTCGCACGTACGGTGGAATATTTCCGCATCCCGCGCAACGTGCTGACCGTGTGCCTCGGCAAATCGACCTACGCCCGCTGCGGCATCATCGTCAACGTCACGCCGTTCGAACCCGAATGGGAAGGTTACGTTACGCTGGAGTTTTCCAATACTACCCCGCTGCCCGCCAAAATCTACGCCGGCGAAGGCGTGGCGCAGGTGCTGTTTTTTGAGAGCGACGAAATCTGCGAAACTTCGTATAAAGACCGCAACGGCAAATACATGGGGCAGACGGGCGTGACGCTGCCTAAGACTTGA
- a CDS encoding nitroreductase family protein produces the protein MDALTLLTTRRSSKKLTAPAPNAGQLEIMLQAATQVPDHGNMRPFRFTVIESEAGMARFRGLLRQTVTALNFGEESMIKAEKVGNMAPMVIGVTFAPNQEVPKPKPEWEQMLSAACSAYALQLAAKAQGFDNIWITGLWTNSPLLREAFGCGEKDRIIGLILVGTPGEETCGAKNTDLTQFVSRW, from the coding sequence ATGGATGCCCTCACTTTATTGACCACACGCCGTTCCTCTAAAAAACTCACCGCGCCCGCACCGAATGCCGGACAACTCGAAATCATGCTGCAAGCCGCGACGCAGGTGCCCGACCACGGCAATATGCGGCCGTTCCGCTTTACCGTGATTGAAAGCGAAGCGGGCATGGCGCGCTTTCGCGGGCTGTTGCGCCAAACCGTTACCGCGCTGAATTTCGGCGAAGAATCCATGATTAAAGCCGAAAAAGTCGGCAACATGGCGCCGATGGTCATCGGCGTGACATTCGCACCGAATCAGGAAGTGCCCAAACCCAAACCCGAATGGGAACAGATGCTCAGCGCCGCCTGTTCGGCCTACGCGCTGCAACTGGCGGCCAAAGCGCAAGGCTTTGACAATATTTGGATTACGGGGCTTTGGACAAACAGCCCGCTGCTGCGCGAAGCCTTCGGCTGCGGCGAAAAAGACAGAATCATCGGCCTGATTCTGGTCGGCACGCCGGGCGAGGAAACCTGCGGCGCGAAAAATACCGATTTGACGCAGTTTGTCAGCCGCTGGTAA
- a CDS encoding calcium-binding protein — MTTKQTVAENHLVPATPAASTGGTLLKFITGGKGNDTLNGSAAAEIMLGLAGNDRLNGNAGNDKLYGGNGNDILSGGIGQNMLNGGNGDDTYLFGKGHNTVVSNIGRDSVHFSDGIGLADITLKTVGKNWVIDAKGGSMTLVGQADGPAVADTFQVSGKIYAAHDFAAALAAGKTGKTLTGTDGDDVLRGTEYADTISGGKDGQDTLYGNGSDDVISEKSLTYWGSEPDDKLYGGAGNDKLYAATGNDLLDGGTGRDHMEGGDHSDTYLFGRDYGQDTLFDYNFQPDEEFLLHKSNANTVRFSNGLTLDDLTLNISSGYDRSLIKNMPEIYGYTGAPLLEGDTWKIGIKGTADTLTILNQSPLHGAVDQFQIGGKTYTAGEILQHFYPDPGQITTLHNHAVSSFSDGKLIVYGTSQNDANLTEGSFQTENSPYNTDRLIYGGAGNDTVELAASDFFEVSFYGGTGNDVFTANRQTAVFEGGAGNDTVTDLYNSEAANTIIFGKGDGRDTVESQSATPNAVLHFSDGLTLSDLVYSQTAENAVVSLKNSADSVSISLTDSNGDGKADTPALQKIRFDNGKTHNISEISGYSSACADAVNIPDAADNAGIL, encoded by the coding sequence ATGACGACCAAACAGACAGTTGCAGAAAACCATCTCGTTCCCGCCACGCCTGCGGCCAGCACCGGCGGCACCCTGCTGAAATTTATTACCGGCGGCAAAGGAAACGACACGCTCAACGGCAGCGCCGCCGCCGAAATCATGCTCGGCCTCGCGGGCAACGATCGCTTAAACGGCAATGCGGGCAACGACAAACTTTACGGCGGCAACGGCAACGACATTCTGTCCGGCGGCATCGGGCAAAACATGCTCAACGGCGGCAACGGTGACGATACCTACCTGTTCGGCAAAGGGCACAACACCGTCGTTTCCAATATCGGCCGCGACAGCGTGCACTTTTCAGACGGCATCGGTTTGGCAGACATCACGCTGAAAACCGTCGGGAAAAACTGGGTTATCGACGCCAAAGGCGGCAGCATGACGCTGGTCGGTCAGGCCGACGGTCCTGCCGTTGCCGACACCTTCCAAGTCAGCGGCAAAATCTACGCCGCCCATGATTTCGCCGCCGCCCTCGCCGCCGGAAAAACCGGCAAAACGCTCACGGGCACCGACGGCGACGACGTTCTGCGCGGCACAGAATACGCCGACACCATCAGCGGCGGCAAAGACGGCCAAGACACGCTCTACGGCAACGGCAGCGACGACGTCATCAGCGAAAAAAGCCTGACTTATTGGGGCAGCGAACCCGACGACAAACTCTACGGCGGCGCGGGTAACGACAAACTTTACGCCGCCACGGGCAACGACCTGCTCGACGGCGGCACAGGCCGCGACCATATGGAAGGCGGCGACCACAGCGACACCTATCTTTTCGGGCGCGACTACGGGCAGGACACGCTGTTCGACTACAATTTCCAGCCCGACGAAGAGTTCCTGCTTCACAAATCCAACGCCAACACCGTCAGATTTTCAAACGGCCTCACGCTCGATGATCTGACGTTGAACATCAGCAGCGGCTACGACCGCAGTTTGATCAAAAATATGCCCGAAATCTACGGCTACACCGGCGCCCCGCTGCTCGAGGGCGACACTTGGAAAATCGGCATCAAAGGCACTGCAGACACCCTGACCATCCTCAACCAAAGCCCCCTGCACGGCGCGGTCGATCAGTTCCAAATCGGCGGCAAAACCTACACCGCAGGCGAAATCCTGCAACATTTCTACCCCGACCCCGGGCAGATTACCACCCTGCACAACCACGCCGTCAGCAGTTTTTCAGACGGCAAATTAATCGTTTACGGCACATCGCAAAACGACGCAAACCTGACCGAAGGCAGTTTCCAAACCGAAAACAGCCCATACAACACCGACCGCCTGATTTACGGCGGTGCCGGCAACGATACCGTCGAGCTTGCCGCGTCCGACTTTTTCGAAGTCTCGTTTTACGGCGGCACGGGCAACGATGTCTTCACCGCCAACCGCCAAACCGCCGTATTCGAAGGCGGCGCCGGTAACGACACCGTCACCGACCTCTACAACTCGGAAGCCGCCAATACCATAATCTTCGGCAAAGGCGACGGCCGCGATACCGTCGAGTCCCAATCCGCCACCCCCAATGCCGTCTTACATTTTTCAGACGGCCTCACCCTTTCCGACCTCGTGTACAGCCAAACCGCCGAAAACGCCGTTGTCAGCCTAAAAAACAGTGCCGACAGCGTCAGCATCAGCCTGACCGACAGTAACGGCGACGGCAAAGCCGACACCCCCGCACTGCAAAAAATCCGCTTTGACAACGGCAAAACCCACAACATCAGCGAAATTTCCGGTTACAGCAGCGCCTGCGCGGATGCGGTGAATATTCCCGATGCGGCGGATAACGCGGGGATTTTGTAA